In Littorina saxatilis isolate snail1 unplaced genomic scaffold, US_GU_Lsax_2.0 scaffold_2244, whole genome shotgun sequence, the genomic window TAGACTGTCAGCCAATCAATACTGGCTTTCATCATGAATATTTGTATTTTGACGTGAAACTTGTAATCATCTTGTTCTCGCGCTCAAAAGCCGCCGCGTCATAGGATGGGTGCTGATGAGAAGACGAAGGCCGCAAactaactttattttacaaggataaaggtttaaggcacattgccttgtctaacaacctgtccttaaacaaatactaaacatATAGTATTCACTAAAGAAGCATACAAATGGAAAGAAATAATAGAAGTAAAAAATGCTAAATGTAACCAGAATATAAAATGGAATAAATATGATGCGGAGAAACTTAGAAAGAACACAACAAAGAAGAGAAGAGGAAAtgaacccccccacacacacacagagacacacagagacacacacacacacacacacacacacacacacacacacacacacacacacacacacacacacacacacacacacatacacacacacaaaagggaaagagagaaaaaactaAAATAACTACAATAactaaaataacaacaacaataaacaaacaaacaacaaacaacaaaatacacgcataaatgcacacacacacaaaacacaaacaagcaaacaagcactATAGCGAGTGACAATGTCGTTGCCATGTTGCTGTTCAACGTGCGGAAAACAATTCCAGATTCCGTTTTCTCGAAATGCCACCAGCACGCAAGCTGCCAATTGACGGATACACAGTTCGACTGCATCGCCTTTGAAGCGTCAATGGGAACCACAATTCAATTATTTCCAAAACGCTTCTTCTGTACCGATTAGGTCGTTGTTGCTACCAGCTATTTATATTATCAAAGTATATGCCCTACCTCATATACAACGGCcattatttttcattttaaatCAAAGATTTTATTTATCACATAGAGTCAACAAGGAGATGAAAGGAATATTTAACATGAATAACTTTGCCAAACTATGTAGTTGTTAACTTATTAATTGAGGTGTACGGTTCTAAGGTGTATGGTTCTGAGGTGTACGGTTCTGAAGTGTACGATTCTGAGGTGTATGGTTCTGAGGTGTACGGTTCTGAGGTGTATGGTTCTGAGCTGTATGGTTCTGAGGTGTACAGTTCTGATGTGTACGATTCTGAGGTGTATGGTTCTGAAGTGTATGGTTCTGAGGTGTATGGTTCTGAGGTGTACAGTTCTGATGTGTACGATTCTGAGGTGTATGGTTCTGAAGTGTATGGTTCTGAGGTGTACAGTTCTGAAGTGTACGATTCTGAAGTGTACGATTCTGAGGTGCAGTGTTCTTAGGTGTACGGTTCTGAAGTGTACGATTCTGAAGTGTACGATTCTGAGGTGCAGTGTTCTTAGGTGTACGGTTCTGAGGAGTAGTGTTCTCAGGTGTACGGTT contains:
- the LOC138956228 gene encoding putative eggshell protein; this encodes VYGSEVYGSEVYDSEVYGSEVYGSEVYGSELYGSEVYSSDVYDSEVYGSEVYGSEVYGSEVYSSDVYDSEVYGSEVYGSEVYSSEVYDSEVCTSTYDSEVYGSEVYDSDVYVSEVYGSNVYGSEVYTSEPYTSEPDTSEPYTSEPDNS